One Ornithorhynchus anatinus isolate Pmale09 chromosome 2, mOrnAna1.pri.v4, whole genome shotgun sequence DNA segment encodes these proteins:
- the LITAFD gene encoding LITAF domain-containing protein yields the protein MIKQQPPASQPVSGGQMQGPSAPPGFYPPPPPYQADPGQDAPGFNPAQTVVMIDPAPAVIVGQVFSDVPARVTCPSCHQSVVTRIVRHVGLMAWLISGGLCLVGCWLGCCLIPFCVDSCQDVDHFCPNCQHLIYRYKRM from the exons ATGATCAAGCAGcagcccccagcctcacagccggTCTCAG GTGGTCAGATGCAGGGCCCCAGTGCCCCCCCTGGTTTCTACCCACCTCCACCACCGTACCAAGCAGACCCTGGCCAGGATGCACCAGGCTTCAATCCCGCCCAGACGG TGGTGATGATTGATCCCGCACCGGCCGTCATCGTGGGGCAGGTTTTCTCAGATGTCCCGGCCCGGGTCACGTGCCCTTCCTGCCACCAGTCCGTGGTGACCCGGATCGTCCGTCACGTGGGCCTCATGGCGTGGCTCATCAGTGGAGGCCTCTGCCTGGTCGG ATGCTGGCTGGGCTGCTgcctcattcccttctgcgtggACAGCTGCCAGGATGTGGATCACTTCTGCCCCAACTGCCAGCATCTGATCTACCGCTACAAGCGGATGTGA